In one Piliocolobus tephrosceles isolate RC106 unplaced genomic scaffold, ASM277652v3 unscaffolded_36922, whole genome shotgun sequence genomic region, the following are encoded:
- the LOC113222969 gene encoding protocadherin gamma-A4, translating to MHFILDPEDPGAPQASTEGKPKHRRLRGGVVMAAPPASPDRTRLLQICLLLGILGEIRAEQIRYSVFEEQEEGSVVGNIAKDLGLAPRELVERGVRIVSRGRTQLFALNPRSGSLVTSGRIDREELCDRSPNCVTILEILLEDTVKILRVEVEIIDVNDNPPSFGTEQREIKVAENENSGTRFPLPEAFDPDVGVNSLQGYQLNSNGYFSLDVQSGADGIKYPELVLERALDREEEAVHHLVLTAFDGGDPVRSGTARILIILVDTNDNAPVFTQPKYHVSVRENVPVGTRLLTIKATDPDEGANGDVTYSFRKVRDKISQLFQLNSLSGDITILGDLDYEDSGFYDIDVEAHDGPGLRARSKVLVTVLDENDNAPEVTVTSLTSSVQETSSPGTVIALFNVHDSDSGGNGLVTCSIPDNLPFTLEKTYENYYRLLTHRTLDREEVSEYNITVTATDQGIPPLSTETYISLQVMDINDNPPTFPHASYSAYIPENNPRGASILSMTAQDPDSGDNALITYSLAEDTFQGAPLSSYVSINSNTGILYALRSFDYEQLRDLQLLVTASDSGDPPLSSNVSVSLFVLDQNDNVPEILYPTFPTDGSTGVELAPRSADSGYLVTKVVAVDRDSGQNAWLSYRLLKASEPGLFAVGLHTGEVRTARALLDRDALKQSLVVVVQDHGQPPLSATVTLTVAVADSIPDVLADLGSLKPSADPDDSGLTLYLVVAVAAVSCVFLAFVMVLLALKLRRWHKSRLLHAEGSRLAGVPASHFVGVDGVRAFLQTYSHEVSLTADSRKSHLIFPQPNYADTLISRESCEKSEPLLITQDLLETKGDLNLQVSQSYNRSYHTEI from the coding sequence ATGCACTTTATTTTGGACCCAGAAGATCCTGGGGCTCCTCAGGCCTCGACAGAGGGAAAACCAAAGCACAGGCGACTCCGCGGCGGGGTTGTAATGGCGGCGCCTCCTGCTAGCCCAGACCGCACCCGGCTGCTCCAAATCTGCCTTCTCCTGGGGATTCTGGGGGAAATTAGGGCCGAACAGATCCGCTACTCGGTGTTTGAGGAGCAGGAAGAAGGCTCAGTGGTGGGCAACATCGCCAAGGACCTAGGGTTGGCGCCCCGGGAGCTGGTGGAGCGCGGGGTCCGCATCGTCTCCAGAGGTAGGACGCAGCTTTTCGCCCTGAACCCGCGCAGCGGCAGCTTGGTCACCTCGGGTAGGATAGACCGGGAGGAGCTCTGCGACAGATCTCCAAACTGTGTGACAATACTGGAGATTCTCCTAGAAGATACAGTGAAGATTTTGCGGGTAGAGGTGGAAATAATCGATGTTAATGATAACCCACCCAGTTTTGGGACAGAACAGAGGGAAATAAAAGTTgctgaaaatgaaaattctgggACGAGATTTCCTCTTCCTGAAGCTTTTGATCCGGATGTAGGGGTAAACAGCCTGCAAGGTTACCAGCTCAACTCAAACGGTTACTTTTCCCTGGACGTGCAAAGCGGGGCCGATGGGATTAAGTACCCAGAGCTGGTGCTGGAACGTGCTCTAGATCGCGAGGAAGAGGCAGTTCACCATCTCGTTCTCACCGCTTTCGACGGAGGTGACCCGGTTCGCTCTGGCACTGCCAGGATTCTCATAATACTTGTGGATACCAACGATAATGCTCCCGTGTTCACTCAGCCCAAGTATCACGTAAGTGTTCGTGAGAACGTTCCTGTAGGCACTCGGCTACTCACCATAAAAGCCACTGATCCAGATGAAGGAGCCAATGGAGACGTGACGTATTCTTTCCGGAAAGTAAGAGACAAAATATCACAGCTATTTCAGTTAAATTCTCTGAGTGGGGATATAACAATATTGGGGGATCTAGATTATGAGGACTCTGGATTCTATGACATTGATGTAGAAGCCCATGATGGGCCTGGCCTCCGGGCTAGAAGCAAGGTACTGGTGACAGTTCTGGATGAAAATGACAACGCACCAGAAGTCACAGTTACATCTCTCACCAGCTCAGTCCAGGAAACTTCTTCCCCGGGTACAGTAATTGCACTTTTCAACGTGCATGACAGTGACTCAGGAGGAAATGGCCTAGTCACATGTTCTATTCCAGATAATCTGCCATTCACACTTGAAAAGACCTATGAAAATTACTATCGGTTGTTGACACACAGAACACTGGACAGGGAAGAAGTCTCAGAATATAACATCACTGTAACTGCAACTGACCAGGGAATTCCTCCACTGTCTACAGAAACTTATATTTCACTGCAGGTGATGGACATCAATGACAACCCACCCACTTTCCCTCATGCTTCCTACTCTGCCTACATTCCTGAAAACAACCCCAGAGGAGCCTCCATCTTATCTATGACTGCTCAAGACCCTGACAGTGGTGACAATGCCCTAATCACTTACTCCCTGGCCGAAGACACCTTCCAGGGTGCACCCCTGTCCTCCTATGTCTCCATCAACTCCAATACTGGGATCCTATATGCACTTCGCTCCTTCGACTATGAGCAGCTTAGAGACCTGCAGCTATTGGTGACAGCCAGTGACAGTGGAGACCCTCCACTCAGCAGCAATGTGTCAGTGAGCCTCTTTGTGCTGGACCAGAACGACAATGTCCCTGAGATCCTGTACCCCACCTTCCCTACAGATGGCTCCACTGGTGTGGAGCTGGCACCCCGCTCCGCAGATTCCGGCTACCTGGTGACCAAAGTGGTGGCAGTGGACAGAGACTCAGGCCAGAATGCCTGGCTGTCCTACCGCCTACTCAAGGCCAGCGAGCCGGGACTATTTGCAGTGGGGCTGCACACAGGCGAGGTGCGCACCGCACGGGCCCTGCTGGACAGAGATGCGCTCAAGCAGAGCCTTGTAGTGGTCGTCCAGGACCATGGCCAGCCCCCTCTCTCGGCCACCGTCACACTCACTGTGGCTGTGGCCGACAGCATCCCAGATGTCCTGGCTGACTTGGGCAGTCTCAAGCCTTCAGCAGACCCAGACGACTCGGGCCTCACACTTTATCTCGTGGTGGCAGTGGCCGCTGTCTCCTGCGTCTTCCTGGCTTTTGTCATGGTGCTGCTAGCACTCAAGCTGAGACGCTGGCACAAGTCACGCCTGCTTCACGCTGAAGGCAGCAGGTTGGCAGGTGTGCCTGCCTCGCACTTTGTGGGCGTGGACGGGGTTCGGGCTTTCCTGCAGACCTACTCCCACGAGGTCTCCCTCACCGCAGACTCGAGGAAGAGTCATCTGATCTTCCCCCAGCCCAACTATGCAGACACGCTCATCAGCCGGGAGAGCTGTGAGAAAAGCGAGCCTCTTCTGATAACTCAGGATTTACTTGAAACAAAAGGAGACCTTAATCTTCAGGTGAGTCAATCTTATAATAGATCATACCACACTGAAATATAG
- the LOC113222968 gene encoding protocadherin gamma-B2, whose product MKASAGRYGLVWWLQVLLPFLLSLFPGALSDQIRYSIPEELAKNSVVGNLAKDLGLSVRDLPARKLRVSAEREYFTVNPESGDLLVGDRIDREQICGKQPLCVLDFDTVAENPLNIFYIAVIVQDINDNTPLFKQSKIHLKIGESTKPGTTFPLDPALDSDVGPNSLQRYHLNDNEYFDLAEKQAPDGRKYPELILKHSLDREEHSFHQLVLTAVDGGDPPQSGTTQIRIQVTDANDNPPVFSQDVYRVTLREDVPPGFFVLQVTATDRDEGINAEITYSFHNVDEQVKHFFSLNEKTGEITTKDDLDFEIASSYTLSIEAKDPGDLAAHCSIQVEILDENDCAPEVIVTSVFTPLPEDSPPGTVIALIKTRDRDSGENGEVYCQVLGNAKFILKSSSKNYYKLVTDGALDREEIPEYNLTITATDGGKPPLSSSIIVTLHISDVNDNAPLFQQTSYMVHVAENNPPGASIAQISASDPDLGPNGQVSYSIVASDLEPREILSYVSVSAQSGVVFAQRAFDHEQLRAFELTLQATDQGSPALSANVSLRVLVGDLNDNVPLVLYPALGPDGSALFDMVPRAAEPGYL is encoded by the coding sequence ATGAAGGCGAGCGCAGGGAGGTACgggctggtgtggtggctgcAGGTACTGTTGCCCTTTCTGTTGTCTTTGTTCCCCGGGGCTCTCTCAGACCAGATCCGCTATTCAATTCCAGAGGAGCTGGCCAAAAACTCGGTCGTAGGAAACCTCGCCAAGGATCTGGGGCTCAGCGTCCGGGACTTGCCTGCCCGGAAGCTGCGGGTTAGCGCGGAGAGAGAATATTTCACAGTAAACCCAGAAAGCGGGGACTTACTTGTGGGTGACAGAATAGACCGAGAGCAGATATGCGGGAAGCAGCCTCTGTGTGTTCTGGATTTCGATACTGTCGCTGAAAACCCActaaatattttctacatagCAGTAATTGTGCAGGATATAAATGATAATACCCCACTATTCAAACAGAGtaagattcatttaaaaattggcGAATCCACTAAGCCAGGTACAACATTTCCACTTGACCCAGCCCTGGATTCAGATGTTGGTCCTAATTCACTACAAAGATACCACCTTAATGACAACGAGTACTTTGATCTCGCTGAGAAACAGGCTCCAGATGGACGTAAATATCCTGAGCTGATTCTAAAACATTCTCTGGACAGAGAAGAGCACAGTTTCCATCAACTGGTCCTCACAGCTGTGGATGGTGGAGACCCACCTCAAAGCGGCACGACCCAAATCCGAATCCAAGTCACGGATGCCAATGATAACCCTCCAGTGTTCAGCCAGGATGTGTACAGGGTCACCCTGAGGGAGGACGTGCCCCCGGGCTTCTTTGTGCTTCAAGTGACAGCCACTGACCGGGATGAAGGCATAAACGCGGAGATCACCTACTCCTTTCATAATGTGGACGAACAAGTCAAACACTTTTTCAGCTTAAATGAAAAAACAGGAGAAATCACGACAAAGGATGATTTGGATTTTGAGATTGCAAGTAGTTACACTCTGAGTATTGAAGCAAAAGATCCTGGAGATCTAGCAGCCCACTGCAGTATCCAAGTTGAAATTCTTGATGAGAATGATTGTGCACCTGAAGTTATTGTGACTTCAGTATTTACTCCCCTACCAGAGGATTCGCCACCAGGAACAGTCATCGCCTTGATAAAAACGAGAGACAGAGACTCTGGAGAAAATGGAGAAGTTTACTGCCAAGTGTTGGGAAATGCcaagtttattttgaaatcttCCTCAAAGAACTATTACAAACTAGTGACAGACGGCGCCCTGGACCGGGAGGAGATCCCAGAATACAATCTCACTATCACAGCCACCGACGGAGGCAAGCCGCCTCTCTCCTCCAGCATAATTGTCACCCTGCACATCTCCGACGTCAACGATAATGCCCCACTTTTTCAACAGACTTCCTACATGGTTCACGTGGCAGAGAACAATCCTCCTGGCGCCTCTATCGCTCAAATCAGTGCCTCTGACCCTGACTTGGGCCCCAATGGCCAAGTTTCCTACTCCATCGTAGCGAGCGACCTGGAGCCGCGGGAGATTTTATCCTACGTGTCCGTGAGCGCGCAGAGCGGGGTGGTGTTCGCGCAGCGCGCCTTCGATCATGAGCAGCTGCGCGCCTTCGAACTCACACTGCAGGCCACCGACCAGGGCTCACCTGCGCTCAGCGCCAACGTGAGCCTGCGTGTTTTAGTGGGCGACCTCAATGA